The Ananas comosus cultivar F153 linkage group 7, ASM154086v1, whole genome shotgun sequence genome has a window encoding:
- the LOC109712621 gene encoding uncharacterized protein LOC109712621 isoform X1 produces MALSSGSWRASTNWDAGEGSLEGSISFETSADDAPASSSSSSSPSPSPSPAGALLLRPNSDDPPPCEITIYFQEKHEIHTLYVKSTARVYEIYYAADLKYGGKEYLATVRCGPAAEEVPSSSEGKIAEGKHENIVQSDSTTSDEDGWVEVKLPDSPLQSNGFSRANNQMHYEATAEISDASPCISLTLRLLSLETKASVHVEEIYIYADPVESLTEDSPAVTAGSAGSSILAMLVPNLLQLSKSVRPSSSYAMSTRIEPHFDLEDLNIRSVQDQANTKHVDGHSKSIQVLNDQESYSMENQDLGPMQVESKVNPENVPSESCQKAIDSDQATNCVTKEDTLAHSRIENMVNDLLCKVGRIESCCSRLEENMMKPLSCIETRLRRLEEKFDAFQMEIESLKEVAETPPSASSIEKSNLENKAWKSSCTEGDVCDMSPGLVVKAPDFSIEELYDSQLQDNDVSHCGHESKTSPGLIIKAPEFPSEELLDTADNVAASEEEFKMCQGLVVKAPEFPSENEDCTNNNDNQEKSVMNNSGHKKPLSIDGALASALAAFLTSSGVPSRNSSPCVVDLPHKFPADSDYNSDSLVFPEGAGNISTTSFSDEQTARVSAEVKDEEAAFYASPLPANVEAVPDCSLNKSDFDNKNCCESDEAKKDSTFDSSGLACDLCSFVPLHHSSSCLIVPMLDYSKHEFIDLCGASDTDENPDTQLTLALAKFLSSRKVDSSSHKSTMLDYPELFTAEKTQFGVEKSDSGSSGNNVKEHGELNLKFEQNGNGASYLIAGKADVKQLPMHNVLRPIDVCSDEGEENTWRGGLSFKTSDAEEAASEGPYMNRFARVWIEDSSSDSSFDENFIRSKVEVYLSDGSSTDSMMHSSSQFADIFGTGEPSIRNSVNQDCGVEREIGDSQKAFNLNLNFEDSTLDVNFTPVRKSDGNFPLQAWLSRISNCKEQDSVYGDGDRVVSADGLANSSSSPRVGSLAINQCLVDVEDLPTPSETCAGGSNFEQFSSLI; encoded by the exons ATGGCGTTGTCGAGCGGGAGCTGGCGGGCATCGACGAACTGGGATGCGGGCGAGGGCTCGCTGGAGGGCTCGATCTCCTTCGAGACCTCGGCCGACGACGCTCCcgcctcgtcctcgtcctcgtcctcgccctcgccctcgccctcgccagCCGGcgcgctcctcctccgccccaaCTCCGACGACCCCCCGCCCTGCGAGATCACAA TCTATTTCCAGGAAAAACATGAAATCCACACGTTGTATGTGAAAAGTACTGCCAGAGTTTATGAAATATACTATGCTGCTGATCTGAAGTATGGTGGTAAGGAGTACCTTGCCACAGTACGCTGTGGTCCTGCTGCTGAAGAAGTTCCAAGTTCTTCTGAGGGGAAGATTGCTGAAGGAAAGCATGAAAATATAGTTCAAAGTGATAGCACTACTAGTGATGAAGATGGTTGGGTTGAAGTGAAGCTTCCAGACTCTCCCCTGCAAAGTAATGGATTTTCCCGAGCAAACAATCAG ATGCATTACGAAGCAACAGCTGAGATTTCAGATGCTAGTCCTTGTATTTCACTCACTCTGCGGCTGCTCTCACTTGAAACAAAAGCGTCTGTTCATGTTGAGGAGATTTATATATATGCTGATCCTGTGGAATCCCTAACTGAAGATTCGCCTGCTGTGACGGCGGGATCAGCAGGAAGTTCAATATTGGCCATGCTTGTTCCTAATCTTCTGCAACTGTCCAAATCTGTGAGACCTAGCAGCTCATATGCAATGAGTACGAGGATAGAACCACACTTTGATCTGGAAGATTTAAACATAAGGTCGGTGCAGGACCAAGCCAACACAAAACATGTCGATGGCCATTCAAAATCTATCCAGGTCTTAAATGATCAAGAGTCATACTCTATGGAGAATCAAGATTTGGGCCCAATGCAGGTAGAAAGCAAGGTAAATCCAGAGAATGTACCCTCTGAATCATGCCAGAAAGCAATAGATTCAGATCAGGCAACAAACTGTGTTACTAAAGAAGATACTCTAGCCCACAGCCGCATAGAGAATATGGTGAATGATCTTCTTTGCAAGGTGGGAAGGATAGAGTCATGCTGTTCGAGGCTTGAAGAAAACATGATGAAACCCCTCAGTTGCATTGAAACGAGGCTTAGGCGATTGGAGGAGAAGTTTGATGCATTTCAAATGGAAATTGAGTCTTTAAAAGAAGTTGCAGAGACACCGCCTTCAGCATCTTCAATTGAAAAATCCAATTTGGAGAATAAAGCCTGGAAAAGTTCTTGCACAGAAGGGGATGTATGTGATATGAGCCCGGGCCTTGTAGTCAAGGCACCTGATTTTTCCATTGAGGAACTTTACGATTCGCAACTACAAGATAATGATGTTTCACATTGTGGGCATGAGTCTAAAACTTCGCCTGGTCTGATTATCAAGGCTCCTGAGTTTCCTAGTGAAGAGCTTCTGGACACAGCTGATAATGTTGCAGCTTCTGAGGAAGAATTTAAGATGTGCCAAGGTCTTGTTGTTAAGGCGCCTGAATTTCCCAGTGAAAATGAGGATTGTACCAACAATAATGATAATCAAGAGAAAAGTGTGATGAACAATTCTGGTCATAAAAAGCCTTTATCCATTGATGGTGCATTAGCTTCAGCATTGGCAGCATTTCTTACCTCATCTGGAGTCCCCTCACGCAATTCTAGTCCATGTGTTGTAGACCTGCCTCACAAGTTTCCTGCGGACAGTGACTACAATTCTGATTCCCTAGTCTTTCCTGAAGGTGCTGGTAATATATCTACTACATCTTTCTCAGATGAACAAACTGCTCGTGTATCAGCTGAAGTGAAGGATGAAGAAGCTGCTTTTTATGCCTCACCATTACCTGCTAATGTTGAGGCAGTTCCTGACTGTTCTCTCAATAAATCCGACTTTGATAATAAGAACTGTTGTGAATCAGATGAAGCAAAGAAGGATTCTACTTTTGACTCGTCAGGTTTGGCCTGTGACTTGTGTTCTTTTGTGCCTCTGCACCACTCTTCTTCTTGTTTAATAGTTCCCATGCTTGACTATTCAAAACATGAATTTATAGACCTTTGTGGTGCGTCGGATACTGATGAGAACCCTGATACTCAACTGACTTTAGCATTGGCAAAATTTCTTTCTTCAAGAAAGGTCGACTCTTCCAGCCACAAGTCAACGATGTTAGACTATCCTGAGCTCTTTACTGCCGAGAAGACTCAGTTTGGAGTCGAGAAATCAGACAGTGGCAGCAGTGGAAACAATGTAAAAGAGCATGGTGAATTGAATCTCAAGTTTGAACAAAATGGTAATGGTGCCAGTTATTTGATAGCGGGTAAAGCAGATGTAAAGCAACTTCCCATGCATAATGTACTGCGTCCTATTGATGTCTGCTCTGATGAAGGTGAAGAAAACACATGGCGTGGTGGTCTTTCCTTCAAAACAAGTGATGCTGAGGAAGCTGCCAGCGAAGGCCCTTACATGAACCGTTTTGCTAGAGTATGGATTGAGGACAGCAGCTCGGACTCGAGCTTTGATGAGAACTTCATCAGAAGTAAAGTTGAGGTCTACTTGTCGGATGGGAGCAGCACGGACTCCATGATGCATTCCTCCAGCCAATTTGCTGATATCTTTGGCACTGGTGAACCATCGATAAGAAACTCTGTGAACCAAGATTGTGGAGTCGAGCGAGAAATTGGAGATTCCCAAAAGGCTTTTAACTTGAATCTGAATTTTGAAGATTCTACTTTGGATGTCAATTTCACACCGGTGAGGAAATCGGATGGTAATTTTCCACTTCAAGCCTGGCTGAGCAGAATATCCAACTGCAAGGAGCAAGATTCTGTATACGGGGATGGCGATAGAGTTGTTAGTGCTGATGGATTGGCTAATTCGTCGTCATCCCCGAGAGTTGGCAGTTTGGCCATCAACCAGTGTCTCGTTGACGTGGAGGATCTTCCAACACCATCCGAGACTTGTGCCGGAGGCAGCAATTTTGAGCAATTCTCCAGCCTCATATAA
- the LOC109712621 gene encoding uncharacterized protein LOC109712621 isoform X2 gives MALSSGSWRASTNWDAGEGSLEGSISFETSADDAPASSSSSSSPSPSPSPAGALLLRPNSDDPPPCEITIYFQEKHEIHTLYVKSTARVYEIYYAADLKYGGKEYLATVRCGPAAEEVPSSSEGKIAEGKHENIVQSDSTTSDEDGWVEVKLPDSPLQSNGFSRANNQMHYEATAEISDASPCISLTLRLLSLETKASVHVEEIYIYADPVESLTEDSPAVTAGSAGSSILAMLVPNLLQLSKSVRPSSSYAMSTRIEPHFDLEDLNIRSVQDQANTKHVDGHSKSIQVLNDQESYSMENQDLGPMQVESKVNPENVPSESCQKAIDSDQATNCVTKEDTLAHSRIENMVNDLLCKVGRIESCCSRLEENMMKPLSCIETRLRRLEEKFDAFQMEIESLKEVAETPPSASSIEKSNLENKAWKSSCTEGDVCDMSPGLVVKAPDFSIEELYDSQLQDNDVSHCGHESKTSPGLIIKAPEFPSEELLDTADNVAASEEEFKMCQGLVVKAPEFPSENEDCTNNNDNQEKSVMNNSGHKKPLSIDGALASALAAFLTSSGVPSRNSSPCVVDLPHKFPADSDYNSDSLVFPEGAGNISTTSFSDEQTARVSAEVKDEEAAFYASPLPANVEAVPDCSLNKSDFDNKNCCESDEAKKDSTFDSSDLCGASDTDENPDTQLTLALAKFLSSRKVDSSSHKSTMLDYPELFTAEKTQFGVEKSDSGSSGNNVKEHGELNLKFEQNGNGASYLIAGKADVKQLPMHNVLRPIDVCSDEGEENTWRGGLSFKTSDAEEAASEGPYMNRFARVWIEDSSSDSSFDENFIRSKVEVYLSDGSSTDSMMHSSSQFADIFGTGEPSIRNSVNQDCGVEREIGDSQKAFNLNLNFEDSTLDVNFTPVRKSDGNFPLQAWLSRISNCKEQDSVYGDGDRVVSADGLANSSSSPRVGSLAINQCLVDVEDLPTPSETCAGGSNFEQFSSLI, from the exons ATGGCGTTGTCGAGCGGGAGCTGGCGGGCATCGACGAACTGGGATGCGGGCGAGGGCTCGCTGGAGGGCTCGATCTCCTTCGAGACCTCGGCCGACGACGCTCCcgcctcgtcctcgtcctcgtcctcgccctcgccctcgccctcgccagCCGGcgcgctcctcctccgccccaaCTCCGACGACCCCCCGCCCTGCGAGATCACAA TCTATTTCCAGGAAAAACATGAAATCCACACGTTGTATGTGAAAAGTACTGCCAGAGTTTATGAAATATACTATGCTGCTGATCTGAAGTATGGTGGTAAGGAGTACCTTGCCACAGTACGCTGTGGTCCTGCTGCTGAAGAAGTTCCAAGTTCTTCTGAGGGGAAGATTGCTGAAGGAAAGCATGAAAATATAGTTCAAAGTGATAGCACTACTAGTGATGAAGATGGTTGGGTTGAAGTGAAGCTTCCAGACTCTCCCCTGCAAAGTAATGGATTTTCCCGAGCAAACAATCAG ATGCATTACGAAGCAACAGCTGAGATTTCAGATGCTAGTCCTTGTATTTCACTCACTCTGCGGCTGCTCTCACTTGAAACAAAAGCGTCTGTTCATGTTGAGGAGATTTATATATATGCTGATCCTGTGGAATCCCTAACTGAAGATTCGCCTGCTGTGACGGCGGGATCAGCAGGAAGTTCAATATTGGCCATGCTTGTTCCTAATCTTCTGCAACTGTCCAAATCTGTGAGACCTAGCAGCTCATATGCAATGAGTACGAGGATAGAACCACACTTTGATCTGGAAGATTTAAACATAAGGTCGGTGCAGGACCAAGCCAACACAAAACATGTCGATGGCCATTCAAAATCTATCCAGGTCTTAAATGATCAAGAGTCATACTCTATGGAGAATCAAGATTTGGGCCCAATGCAGGTAGAAAGCAAGGTAAATCCAGAGAATGTACCCTCTGAATCATGCCAGAAAGCAATAGATTCAGATCAGGCAACAAACTGTGTTACTAAAGAAGATACTCTAGCCCACAGCCGCATAGAGAATATGGTGAATGATCTTCTTTGCAAGGTGGGAAGGATAGAGTCATGCTGTTCGAGGCTTGAAGAAAACATGATGAAACCCCTCAGTTGCATTGAAACGAGGCTTAGGCGATTGGAGGAGAAGTTTGATGCATTTCAAATGGAAATTGAGTCTTTAAAAGAAGTTGCAGAGACACCGCCTTCAGCATCTTCAATTGAAAAATCCAATTTGGAGAATAAAGCCTGGAAAAGTTCTTGCACAGAAGGGGATGTATGTGATATGAGCCCGGGCCTTGTAGTCAAGGCACCTGATTTTTCCATTGAGGAACTTTACGATTCGCAACTACAAGATAATGATGTTTCACATTGTGGGCATGAGTCTAAAACTTCGCCTGGTCTGATTATCAAGGCTCCTGAGTTTCCTAGTGAAGAGCTTCTGGACACAGCTGATAATGTTGCAGCTTCTGAGGAAGAATTTAAGATGTGCCAAGGTCTTGTTGTTAAGGCGCCTGAATTTCCCAGTGAAAATGAGGATTGTACCAACAATAATGATAATCAAGAGAAAAGTGTGATGAACAATTCTGGTCATAAAAAGCCTTTATCCATTGATGGTGCATTAGCTTCAGCATTGGCAGCATTTCTTACCTCATCTGGAGTCCCCTCACGCAATTCTAGTCCATGTGTTGTAGACCTGCCTCACAAGTTTCCTGCGGACAGTGACTACAATTCTGATTCCCTAGTCTTTCCTGAAGGTGCTGGTAATATATCTACTACATCTTTCTCAGATGAACAAACTGCTCGTGTATCAGCTGAAGTGAAGGATGAAGAAGCTGCTTTTTATGCCTCACCATTACCTGCTAATGTTGAGGCAGTTCCTGACTGTTCTCTCAATAAATCCGACTTTGATAATAAGAACTGTTGTGAATCAGATGAAGCAAAGAAGGATTCTACTTTTGACTCGTCAG ACCTTTGTGGTGCGTCGGATACTGATGAGAACCCTGATACTCAACTGACTTTAGCATTGGCAAAATTTCTTTCTTCAAGAAAGGTCGACTCTTCCAGCCACAAGTCAACGATGTTAGACTATCCTGAGCTCTTTACTGCCGAGAAGACTCAGTTTGGAGTCGAGAAATCAGACAGTGGCAGCAGTGGAAACAATGTAAAAGAGCATGGTGAATTGAATCTCAAGTTTGAACAAAATGGTAATGGTGCCAGTTATTTGATAGCGGGTAAAGCAGATGTAAAGCAACTTCCCATGCATAATGTACTGCGTCCTATTGATGTCTGCTCTGATGAAGGTGAAGAAAACACATGGCGTGGTGGTCTTTCCTTCAAAACAAGTGATGCTGAGGAAGCTGCCAGCGAAGGCCCTTACATGAACCGTTTTGCTAGAGTATGGATTGAGGACAGCAGCTCGGACTCGAGCTTTGATGAGAACTTCATCAGAAGTAAAGTTGAGGTCTACTTGTCGGATGGGAGCAGCACGGACTCCATGATGCATTCCTCCAGCCAATTTGCTGATATCTTTGGCACTGGTGAACCATCGATAAGAAACTCTGTGAACCAAGATTGTGGAGTCGAGCGAGAAATTGGAGATTCCCAAAAGGCTTTTAACTTGAATCTGAATTTTGAAGATTCTACTTTGGATGTCAATTTCACACCGGTGAGGAAATCGGATGGTAATTTTCCACTTCAAGCCTGGCTGAGCAGAATATCCAACTGCAAGGAGCAAGATTCTGTATACGGGGATGGCGATAGAGTTGTTAGTGCTGATGGATTGGCTAATTCGTCGTCATCCCCGAGAGTTGGCAGTTTGGCCATCAACCAGTGTCTCGTTGACGTGGAGGATCTTCCAACACCATCCGAGACTTGTGCCGGAGGCAGCAATTTTGAGCAATTCTCCAGCCTCATATAA